The Dioscorea cayenensis subsp. rotundata cultivar TDr96_F1 chromosome 8, TDr96_F1_v2_PseudoChromosome.rev07_lg8_w22 25.fasta, whole genome shotgun sequence genome segment CACATGAGACCCAAAGCCTCCAATGGAACCTTCTTCAACAGTGATCAAGATCTCATGCTCATTTGCTAGAGTTCTAATTAGCTCTGCATCAAGGGGCTTGCAGAAACGGGCATCAGCGACTGTGGGAGTAATGCCATAGTTGCTAAGTGAATCTGCAGCTTTTACACATGTCTGAACCATGGAGCCATATCCAAGAAGGGCAACTCTGTTGCCTCCCATTAAAATCCTTCCCTTTCCAATCTAAGCAATGAATCAGAAATACCATACGGTGTAAACTTAAAAGAATGGTCAAGTTTCGATTACGGAACATGCTTTCAATTACTGATGTATATATACCTCAAGAGGGGTGCCTTTGTTGTTAATAGGGAGGGGCACACCAATGCCACAACCCCTAGGGAATCTGAAGCAGCTCGGTCTATCATCGATGGCAGCTGCTGTTGCAACCATGTGCATAAGCTCAGCTTCATCGGCAGGCGCCATCACCACCATGTTGGGCAGGCAGGCCATGTACATGATGTCAAATGCTCCACAGTGTGTTGGCCCATCAGCTCCAACAAGCCCCGCTCGATCCATTGCAAATCTCACTGGAATCTTCTGTAGGTCCACATCATGCACCACCTTCAATTCCATTCCAGAATCAAGTCACTTCTCAATCAACTTAACAACAAAGAAGATAGACAGacagatagatagatagatagatgcACCAAATGAGTTTGCTTTCTAGTGTACCTGATCATATCCTCGTTGAAGGAAAGATGAGTAGATGGCACAGAAACGGCTTGAGGCCCTCTGTGGCCAGACCTGCAGCAAATGTCACTGCATGCTGCTCAGCAATTCCCACGTCAAAACATCTCTGTGGGAACCTCTTCTGGAAATAGTTGAGCCCTGTACCGCCACCCATGGCTGCATGGATCGCGACAATCTTGTCATCAACTTCTGCTTCTTGGATAAGTGCTTCTGCAAAGTACTGAGTATATGCAAGAGCAGATGGCTTGGACTTGAACTGCTTCCCGGTTTTTGGGTCGAACTTGACAACACCTGAATCAACAAGTATTTGCAAACTCATAAATCTGTTGACAACACATAGCAGAGGAGTCTAGATGATATGATGTGTTATGAGCCTTGCCATGCATCTTGTCCGCTGCAGCCTCGGCAGGGGGGTATCCCTTCCCTTTCTCAGTGACGATGTGGATGAGGACAGGTCCTGGAGCAGGCATTGCCTTCACCTTTTGGAATATGGTTACCAAGTCTTCTACATTGTGCCCATCTACAGGGCCAATGTAATACAAACCAAGCTCCTCAAACAGTGTAGAACCTGAAGCACTTATCATGCCCCTAGCATATTCATCTACCTTAGCTGCAACTTCATATGTAGGGCCTCCAATTTGCTTTGTAATGCTCTGTTGAAAGGACAATAGAAACATTTAGTTAGAAGACAGTAGACATATAGATTTTAATGATCACCCGTATCATAGTTGCGGCAACTATGGCATAAACATGAACAAACAGAAgccttttcatttaaaatttcaacCAGTTTTTAAGGAATCACCAGAAGTTCTTCATTTCACTTGACATAAATTTCTTATCCTATCACTAGCATTGCAAACCAGAAAATGAAAAACAGAACATATGAATCAAGCAATATCTGTAAATCCAAACCTTGGCAGCTTCCCGGAGTTTGCGAAATTTAGTGCTGGCCTGCAGCTTGGTGAGGGCTCCGCTGAGTGCGCCAACAGGAGTAGCAGGGCCGTCGAGTGTGGCGGTCGGCAAAGATACTTGTTTATTGTCATTCAGGACAACAATAAGGTTAGAATCCAAGTAACCAGAGTTGTTCATGGCTTCATATGCCTGGCCTGCAGTCATGGCACCATCCCCAATCACAGAAACCACAAGGTTCTTCTTTCCTAACAAATCCCTTGCCACTGCCATCCCTGCAAATGAATTGAATTACGAATTTCAAACGCAATTCTCATCAAATTCAAGGAAATTGAGAGAATAGAGCAAAGTGAATTGAATTACGAATTTCAAACGCAATTCTCAtcaaattcaatgaaattgAGAGAATTCAACAAAGAGAAAGCTCACCAAGCCCAGCAGAGATGCTGGTGGAGCTATGGCCAACCCCAAAAGCATCATAAACACTTTCATCCCTCTTTGGAAACCCTGCAAGTCCAGAGGTCTGTCTGATGGTATTCATCCTGGACCTTCTTCCTGTCAGGAT includes the following:
- the LOC120266379 gene encoding LOW QUALITY PROTEIN: probable 1-deoxy-D-xylulose-5-phosphate synthase 2, chloroplastic (The sequence of the model RefSeq protein was modified relative to this genomic sequence to represent the inferred CDS: deleted 1 base in 1 codon) codes for the protein MAASVSLMAAHAGARRFFGSPSSNFDARKKFRVSVDKDGKAMIRKEKNEWKVDYSGEKPATPLLDTINYPIHMKNLSVQELEQLAAELRADVVYTVSNTGGHLSSSLGVVELSVALHHVFNTPEDRIIWDVGHQAYPHKILTGRRSRMNTIRQTSGLAGFPKRDESVYDAFGVGHSSTSISAGLGMAVARDLLGKKNLVVSVIGDGAMTAGQAYEAMNNSGYLDSNLIVVLNDNKQVSLPTATLDGPATPVGALSGALTKLQASTKFRKLREAAKSITKQIGGPTYEVAAKVDEYARGMISASGSTLFEELGLYYIGPVDGHNVEDLVTIFQKVKAMPAPGPVLIHIVTEKGKGYPPAEAAADKMHGVVKFDPKTGKQFKSKPSALAYTQYFAEALIQEAEVDDKIVAIHAAMGGGTGLNYFQKRFPQRCFDVGIAEQHAVTFAAGLATEGLKPFCAIYSSFLQRGYDQVVHDVDLQKIPVRFAMDRAGLVGADGPTHCGAFDIMYMACLPNMVVMAPADEAELMHMVATAAAIDDRPSCFRFPRGCGIGVPLPINNKGTPLEIGKGRILMGGNRVALLGYGSMVQTCVKAADSLSNYGITPTVADARFCKPLDAELIRTLANEHEILITVEEGSIGGFGSHVSQFLSLNGLLDGHLKLRSMVLPDRYIDHGSPKDQIEEAGLSSKHIAATVLSLLARPKEALHLL